A window of Papilio machaon chromosome W, ilPapMach1.1, whole genome shotgun sequence genomic DNA:
TCTTTAATCAAAACTAATTGACCAGTTTCTAAATTTTTCATGGGTAGTTTCCATTTTGGTCTATTTTGTAATTGAGCCAAATAGCAATTTTGCCACACCTTCCAAAAGTGCTGTACTTTTTGAATACATTGTTTCCAGAAATTTAGTCTATTACAGTTTACTTGAGTGTAGTCCATCTCAGGAAATGAATTTAGTGGCCTGCCTATTAAAAAGTGCCCAGGCGTCAAGCAAGTGAAGTCTAAAGGGTCCTGTGTAACCGGGGTTAGCGGCCTTGAATTCAGGACACCCTCTACCTGCGTTATGATTGTATTGAACTCTTCATAGGTAAAAACTGATTTTCCCATGACACGCTTGAAAAGATGTTTCGCACTTTTTACTCCTGCTTCCCATAATCCACCAAAAGTAGGAGAGTAACTgggaatgaaattaaattttacacctTGCATGGCAAAATAGTTAGTTACTTTAGAAATATGTTcgttattttgatttaatctATACAAACTTTCAAGCTGATTACAGGCACCTTTGAAAGTAGTGGCATTATCACAATATATCTGATCTGGTAGGCCTCTTCGTGAAATAAAGCGTTTTAACGCGGCTAAGAAGGTATCTGTGCTCATATCGGAAACAAGCTCCATGTGTATGGCTTTCGTTAAAAAGCATACAAACAATGCAACATATCCTTTTGTTATTAAAGGCTTTCGTATCCTACTTTGCTTTATGTCAAATGGACCACAATAGTCTATTCCTACTGTTTGGAAAGGAGATCCTGCTTGCAGTCTACTTGTGGGGAGAGACCCCATCATTTGTGCAGCCGCTTCAGCCTTGAGTTTAAAGCATTGAATACATTTAtgaatgtttttctttacctCACGTATACCATTGATCAGCCAGTATTTTTGTGATAAACTGAACAATGTAAGTTTGGGCCCTGCATGTAGCAAGTTTAAATGCTCACGCTTTATAATGAGATTGGTTATGTGACATGATTTTGGAAGCAACAGTGGGTGCTTTTGATTGTATGGGACATTGGCATTATTGATTCTGCCACCTACTCTTAGGGAACCATGTCCATCAATGAAAGGACTAAGTGACAAAATGTGAGACTTGataggtaaattattttttaaacaatgtatttctttttgaaaGTAAATAGATTGAAtgcagtttataatttttattaatgcaaaatttaattctgTTGGATTGACTGTATCAGGACTGACATTACTGGGAACTTCTTTTGGTTGAGATTTAACAGTTATACTCTTTTtgcaattgttaaaaaatctgTATATGTAAGCAATGATGCGCTGCATTTTTGAAATACTTGAGCAAATGTCTAGAATAGGAAGCTTACTTTCTTGAGCATGACATCCAACCACAGTGCTTTCTGGCtccaaattattattgttagtttttgcaaagttatcattattttgacaAGAAAATTcagatttagttaaaaaatctgGGCCATGCCACCATAGGGTGTTCGATTCTAAGCTTTGAGGGTCTACTCCGCGCGACAAGCAGTCTGCAGGGTTCTCCAGTCCAGGCACATGACGCCAGTCAACAGttaaagtaagtaaatttattttattgactctatttttaataaacggctcaagtttatttattttttgtgcctGTATCCATGCTAAAGCCACCATTGAGTCAGTAAAAAgacaaactttatttattttcaaaatgttggTGACTCTAGAAATCAATTCAGATAACAGTAAAGCGCTGCACAGCTCTAGTTTGGGTATAGTCAATTTATTCTTTTGGGGAGCAACTCTAGATTTGGCacacaataaattaacatgtaCAGTTTTCCCATGAGTGACTCTAGCATAGATACAGCAGCCATAGGCTGTTTGAGAGGCATCACAAAAACCTACAATAGATACATCTGTGGCATtggtaaataatacatttcgaTCAATGAATATGGGTGGCATGTTATataagcttttataaaattcacacCATTTTTTATGTAGTTCTTCACTCAAAATGTCATCCCAGCCTATCTTGAGCTGCCATAACATTTGCATAAAAAGCTTAGCTTTGATTACTATAGGCGCAATCAAACCTAATGGATCAAAAATGCgaccaatgtattttaaaacttgacgTTTTGACCAtgaaatatcattattatctGGCTGACAAAtactaactttaaatttatctgtTTGCACATTATAAGAAATACCTAGAGCTTTGATGTAAGCTGTCTCTTTGCTATTCATTTCCTTTTCTAAAAAATGCTGGTTTTCATGAGGTATACCTTCTAACAGAGCTGAATGGTTAGCTGACCATTTGTGGAGTTCGAAACCACCTATTTGCAGGAGCTTAATAGTCTGATCTCTTACCTCGATGCACTCTGTCAACTGGTCAGAGCCAGCCAAAATATCGTCTATGTATGTGTTGTACCTCAGCACCTTAGCAGCAAGGGGCAGCTCACCTTCGAAGCGCTCCGCCAACTCATGAAGACATCGCGTTGCTAGGAAGCTAGAAGACTTCAGGCCGTACGTTACAGTCTGAAGCTGTAGACATTTTATAGGAGCATTAGCATTGCTTTTCCACAGTATATTCTGCAAGTGTCTCTGAGAAGGGTTTATCTCAATTTGTCTAAACATGCTtttaatgtctgttaaaaaaacataattgtatGTGCGAAAGgttattaaaatgtcaaaCAGATCTCTTTGTGGGATTTTTccattgtataaaacatcatttaatgataattttaacttagtCTTTGCACTTCCGTCAAAAACTACTCTTAATTTCGTAGTTCTTTTATCCTCTCTTATCACAGCATGATGCGATAAGAAATACATTGAATCAAATGCAACCTCAGTGTTATTTATGTCAAATAATTTGGCATGTCCTAGGTTGACATATTCGTCTATAAACTTTGTATATTCTGAATATAATGCTTGGTTTttagaaaactttttataaagataatttaatctttGAATAGCAACTGAAAATGAATCTCCCAGATTTAAAGATTCTATGGGTTCTTTGAGAGGTAAGGAAACTTGAAACTTGCCTTGTTTTAGTTGGACATTTTTCTTGAAGTCCTGTTCACAAAGCTCTTCTTCCTTGGTAGCCTTTGAGCCTTCATTACCCACAGACTCAACCTCGAAGAACTTCTCCATAATGGGCTCCAAGCTTTGGTCCAGGTCTTGCTCACTATTCATGCTAGAAATGAAGTTACTGGTAGTTTCAGTAATTGTGGCAACAGGTTGCAGACTAGACATACCTCCCGCAATTATAAATCCAAATCTGGTATTTTGTAATGATAGCCCATTACTTAACCTAATATTTTCAGGAATGagcacattaaaaaatatgtcagcCGCTAACAATAATGATATTTCACCAGGTATATTATACTGGTCATCAGCCATGGTCACCTTTGGTATAAATCCACTCAAGTCTAATCTGTATTGGGGCAGCATTGAAGtaattttttctactaccgAGCAGATAACACTTTGAGAGAATGAATTATCAACATTTGATGATATATTTACTACAACAGCCTCGGACACAGGGCTGTTTTGCTGTCCTAGTGTTTTGACATTCAACTTTTTTGTAAAggatttaacatttaattcattttttaattcctttgtTATGAATGAAGTCTGACTTCCACTGTCTAGAAGCCCTCTGGCAATCACAAAGGAGCCGTCAGCTTTCGCAATTTTTACCTTGACAGTAGGCAGCAAAACGACCCCCTGGTTCAGGCTTGGCACATAGGCAGCATTTACAGAGACCTCACTTATATGTAGAAGTGAGTTATGCTCAGATGATTTACATTCAGAgcatttaaatctaaatttacatttatttttatgtgggTTCAGACATATTTGACACAAAGATTTATCTTTTGTGAAGCTAATGCGTTGCTGGACAtctaacattttaaacttagCGCAGTTAAATAGTTTATGATTTTTGTTGTTACAATACCTGCATGCTGGAACACTGCCTTCGGTCTTGCTTACAGCTACCAGGCTTACAAGTTTTCCTGCCTTCCTTGCAGACTGCTTTGTTTCGACTCGTCCACTTTCTTCAAGACTCGCTGCCCTTCTCACTAAGAAGTTCAAGAAGTCCGAGATGCTAGGAAGCTTCATCTTGTCCCTTTCCATGTGATAAGCTCTGGCAGTGTACTGGTCGACCTTGCGGAGAAGAATAGGTAGCAGCAGCATGTCCCACGACTCCACGGGCTGATCCATATTTTTCAGTGCTCCTATCTGTTGCTTGATGCTTGAAACGAACTCGTGTATATTGGATGCCGTCCCTTTTTGCATGGCAGGATAGTCCAGGATCGCGTTCACATGGCTCGTAATAAGCACGCATGGGTTATCGTAACGCTCCTTCAATAATCGCAGTGCTTCTTGGTATGACGTATCTGTGAGCGGCAAGCTTTCGATCAGCGCTAATGCTTCGTTTTTAAGGTGACTTCTCAGATAGTATAGCTTTTGAACTGGCGCCAGTGAATCGTCATTACCTACAACGGCTGCGAAAAGTTGGATGAATGGTACATAGTTTGTAATGTCTTCCCCGGAAAAACATGGTATTTCGATGTTTGGAAGCTTATTTGTCTTCATCAGTTTTGGTGTGCTTTCGGATGGACATACCGTTATGGAGCTCACCGTTTCATACAAGTGGTAATATCTATCTTCTAGATCTTCTTCCACATGTTTGTcggaaattaaacatatttccaTTTGTAATTGTTGGAACACCGCAAGTGTTTCAAACAGCGCCTTCAGGCGTGTTTGCATCGTTGCAACTTTTGCCGGCGTCATGCTTCCTTTATTTGCTTCGACGTATGCCTCGAATTTTTTAAAGGACGCTTTGCATTGCCCTGCGCGTGCGCGCAATTTTCTTAAAGCCTCGTTTTCCTCTATTTCCGGCATTTTCGATGGACCAAATGTGAGATGCAATTGGAttacttttacttaaataaaacttcattGCTTTGGCTCTCCATGTTTAATGTATTTCGATGCAACAACAACAATGACATTTTTTGCAGACCGATAATTGacagattaaaatttttatttgacagatggatttcgtttaaaaatagttgtttgttataaacaataaGTCTTGCAATTCTGACCACGCGCGACTGCAATTTCTAGGTCAAATGGGGACGCGTCAGTGGAATACATAGATCATAGAAATAGCAGTAGCGCGGCCAGTCGTCCTAGTGAAAAAGAGGTGGGTGGATTTTatgatcattttatattatcattttatgatttaatttgacggtttttgtgtgatttttctttttagttgAATAACTTAAGATAagcaaataaattacaatggtTTTTGAAAAACCGACAGTTCtgtatatttacattaaggTAAATATAGTgcattcacaaaaaaaaaactgtaaaatgtaaatatcgcATTGAAGTTAATGATGGTGTGTAGAGGTTAATGATAAAGTCAGTTGAAGTCAATGATAGGGTGTAGAAGTTAATGATGCAAATAAAACACTTGTCTTACAATCAGTTCTCTATTGAATTGTAATTGAGAAAAAGCAAcatattatatgaaattttgattgtttttaaatataggacatttaaatatttaataaataatcagaTTTGGTTTCTTTTCTAGGCGCTAACATgtaatttgcaataaaaatctttgattttatttaacaaaaaacaacaagcctctaagtaaacaatttaattggagTCGgtgcaatttttaaatgctaacacgaaaataacaataatatcacaaaaatccttaatttattaaaaaaaactaactaaatGATAAATACTATAATCACAAAATAATCAGCCTTCATCAAAATTcagtaacattataaaacatttttttcaagttattatatcgatttatttatagaaatactGTGGATTTAGATTTAGATGTTTGGCACATTTATTTCGTTTTGatctttaaaagttatatcttttaatacgacaattcttttattttcgttaACATTTCTTTTGCATGTAGTTGCGGTTAATATCGTTAAATTTTCcgattcattataattatttttagt
This region includes:
- the LOC106719814 gene encoding uncharacterized protein LOC106719814, which codes for MPEIEENEALRKLRARAGQCKASFKKFEAYVEANKGSMTPAKVATMQTRLKALFETLAVFQQLQMEICLISDKHVEEDLEDRYYHLYETVSSITVCPSESTPKLMKTNKLPNIEIPCFSGEDITNYVPFIQLFAAVVGNDDSLAPVQKLYYLRSHLKNEALALIESLPLTDTSYQEALRLLKERYDNPCVLITSHVNAILDYPAMQKGTASNIHEFVSSIKQQIGALKNMDQPVESWDMLLLPILLRKVDQYTARAYHMERDKMKLPSISDFLNFLVRRAASLEESGRVETKQSARKAGKLVSLVAVSKTEGSVPACSMNSEQDLDQSLEPIMEKFFEVESVGNEGSKATKEEELCEQDFKKNVQLKQDIKSMFRQIEINPSQRHLQNILWKSNANAPIKCLQLQTVTYGLKSSSFLATRCLHELAERFEGELPLAAKVLRYNTYIDDILAGSDQLTECIEVRDQTIKLLQIGGFELHKWSANHSALLEVTLLLLVDYGKQE